Within the Halorhabdus rudnickae genome, the region ACCCCGAGGGCGAGCGGCCCGACGATCGTCACGGCGACGACGGCAACCGGACTGGCGAGGTTCGCTCCGAGACCCAGGAACCCGCCCAAGACCAGCGTCGAGACGAGCAACGCCAGCGAGCCCAGCAGGACGGCATACAACGGCCCGGCCCAGATAGTCGTCATGCGCACGCGGAAAAATCGAGTGAGTAGTGCGGCGATCGCCGTGTTCGAGAGGACGATTATCGCGAGGCCGATCGCGTCGACGGCGCTCACCATACCCGACGCGACGCCCCCCACTCCCTTTGCCGTGTCGCTCCCGGCACGATCGTGAACGGCTCTGTCCAGTCGATCTACTCTCGCCCGCTCTCGATCATTCGCACCTTTCTCCTTCTCGTGGTTTACGCGTGGCAAGGCGCTCGTATTTGTCTGTCCCTCGCTGTTCACGGCTCGTTTCACGCACCGTTGGCCGGGTTCGAGGCACTCGTATCCGTTTGCGCCCCGATCACTCCAGACAGATGTACGTCCGCGTGTCGGCGACTCCCTCAAGATCCCGAATCCCACTGGCGACCGATTCCATGATCTCGTAGACGTTGTCCCGTTCGGCCTCGACGATGAGGTCGTACTGTCCTGCGACGATATGGGCCTCCACGACGCCGAGCGCGTCTCGTACGTCGCCCAGAAGCCCCTCGGCCTTGCCAGCCACTGCCTTCACCATGATGAACGCTCGGACCATCGTAGTCTGTGGTACGATGTGACATATCATGAAGGTTTCCCCGATCGACCGATCGAGTCAGGACTAGCCCGTCGTTCGGGATGCTGCTGGGTACGACGCAAAATCGTCGAGAACGGTGTTACTCGCCGACGATCGACTCGGCGATGTCCATCGCTGTTCCGTTTTCGATCTCCCCGTAGAGGGAATAGGCCTGTTCGTCTTCTGCCCAGTGCAAGGACGTGAACTCGTCGCTGTCGTATCGGTATCCGGCCGTCTCACCGACTTCGACGGCTTCGTACCGATCCGACTCCTCGTAGATCGACTCGTTGAAGGGGTCGGCACGGGTGTTGACGCTGATCGTCTCCTCGCCGTCGGTGTATCTGAGGCTGACGCTGTAGTAGTCTTCGCCCTCGACGATCGTGCCCTCTTGGAAGCTGAACGCTGCCGCGAGTTCCTCAGCCGGCAGCGACAGGGTAGCCTGGGTCGAGAGGTCGTCGTAGCTCTCGTAGGCCGAAACGTCAGGGCCGACGTACTCCGACGGTTCGGACGTGTCTGCCGGCACGTCGAGTTCGAACGTCGACTCCGGAATTTCTTCGTTGAGGGTGACGTTACTGTGGGTGACTGTCGAACTGTACGTGTACGTTTCGCCCGTTCTTTCGCTTTCTATTCGGACCGGGAAATACGTCTCCGTATCGACGAAGACAGTCAGCGACATTTCCACGTCTGTCTCCGCTTGTCGTTGCGGCGTCGCCTCCAGCACGTAGGTGTCGTTTCCATTGACGGTGTCCATCCCCGCGAGTTCGTAGCTCACGAACGATTCGTTGGCCAGCACGTCCAGCGTCGGTAACAGGGTCTGTTCCCCGCTGATCTCGTACTCGGAGACGGTGTTCTCGGCGGGATCGTACGTGCGGATCGCACTCTCGTTCATCACTGTCGTTGTGTTGCTCCCGACAGTGGCGTTCACGGTCTCGGTTCGCTTCTGGATGTCTTCGAGGTCAGCGACGACGTGAACCGTCCGCCGACTCGTCTCATTTCCGAACTCCGATTCGGTCGTCCGGGTGAATTCGACGGTTTCGAGTGTCGAAAGGCGTTCGACGAACGAGTCGATCACGTCGTCTTCGTCGGCCGGTTCGGTTGTCTGTACGTCAGTTGTGGCGGGCGTCTCGGCGAAGGCGATCCCTGCGCTGCCGGTGGTTATCAATGCGGCTGCGAGGAGGATCGCGAGGACCGCCGGGCGGCTAGTGGTCGAAGCCATTGCGAGTGCTCTTACGGCTCTCCTTCATAAATCAGTCTGGCGGCGTTGCGCTACCGGCAGGTCGACCCAAGACTTACCAATCCTGATCGTCCCGACATCACATCGACGGACACGAGTGGCCGTCGGCGAGTGTCGTCCTGTCGGAACCGTCTCCCCGTTCCGGATGGCGCTCGGATCGGGTTTCGCCGCCGAGGATAGCTTTATTCGTCCCCATGTAGTTAGTCGACATATGCGATTCGTTATCGTGGGTGCCGGCCGCGTCGGGTTGCGAACGGGCCGGGCGCTCCGGGAGAGCGGCCACGAGGTCGTCTTCGTCGAGACCGACTCGAAGACGGCCAAGCGAGCCCGCGAAGACGGTTTCGAGGTGATCGAGGGCGATGGCTCTCTGGAGGCGGTCTTAGAACAGGCCGACCTCGCGTCGGTCGACGTGGTCGGGGCACTCACCGGCGATCTCAACGACAACTTCGTCACTTGCCTGATCGCGGACAACTACGGCTGTCGGACTGTCATGCGCATCGACGAGGACTATCGCGAGGACATCTACCGGCAGTACGCCGACGCCGTCGACGAGGTGATCTATCCCGAGCGACTCGGTGCGATCGCCGCGAAGAATGCCTTACTGGGCGGCAACAGCGTCGCGATCGCGGACATCGCCCAGAACCTCCAACTCATCGAATTCACCGTCACCGAGACGGCACCGGTCAACGGCTACAGTCTGAGCGAACTCGAACTCCCGGCGAACGCCCGCCTGCTCGCGTTCGGCAAGCGTGAGGGGTCAGTGGATGTCCCGGATGTCGATGCCTCCCTGGAAGTCGGCGACCGGCTGGTTATCCTCGCTGATTTCGCGGTCCTGTCGGACGTCCGTCAGTTGATCGTCGGCGAGAGCACGGAATCACCCGTCATGGGAGAGATCTGATATGGTCATCGCGTACGTCATGGTCAAAGCACACACGAGCGAGGCGGATCGACTCAAGAACACCATCGCGGCAATCGACGGCGTCGTGAGCACGCACGTCGTCGCCGGCGACGTCGACCTCATCACCAAAGTCGACGTTCCTTCACCGGCCGACGTCAAGGGCATTGCCGCCTCCGAGATCCAAGATGTCGACGGCGTCGAGGACACGCAGACCTACATCGCGATGGACTGAGGCCACTCGCCAGGGTACTATACTGCGGCTGTCATCTTCCCCAAGCAGTATTACCGACTCGCGTGAACACCTACCTAGACGGATGTTTCACTTCGAGTACCGTGGGATGACCTCGGTCATCGGCATTATCTTGCTCGTCGCAGTCACTGTTATCGTCGCCGGGACAGTGACGGTGTTCGTCTTCGATCTCGGATCCGGCCTGCAACCGAAGGCGCCGTACGTCGAGACGAGTCACGAACTCGTCGGAGACAGTAGCGAACAGACGATAGCGATCACGCTCGAAGCTGGTGATCGAGTCCCGGTCGACCGCCTCTATGTGGCCGGGTCGAAACCGGTCGATATCGGCGGTGCGCCCGGGAGCGGCCGGGCCGCGGACGACGCCCACGCCAGCCCCATCGAGAACTTCACGGAAACCCCTGGCGGCACGCCACAGGTTGCGATCGGCGAGACGTGGGACGCCGGCGAGACCGTCTACGTCGATCCAAAGGGCAGCGTCGACGGCGTCACAGTGTCGGTGTACTGGATCAGCGGCTCCATCGAGGGGTACAATCCGGGCGAACCGAGCGGTGACGATTCGTATCGACTTACGTCGAAGACGATCCGACGTTCAGATTGAGCTCTTTCTCCCCACGATCGTGGCCCAGTCGGATCTCTGTGTTCTTCTGTATCCGAGCGGCGTGCCATTCCCACCCTGTCCTCTTGTCGGGCCTCGCCTGGTCGTCCCTGTTCAGAGCGGGGTCCCACCACGTTCGGCGTCACTGCCGGCTGTTTTCGCTTGATGCAGGAGGTCGGCCACCGGCGATCCGTAGTCGTAGCCGGGAACGACCCCTTCGACGTATGTCCCCTCAACGAATTCGACGATCGTCTTGGCGATTTCAGTCCCGCGCTCTGCGTCACCATATTCGAAGACGAACGTCGCCT harbors:
- a CDS encoding type IV pilin, which codes for MTSVIGIILLVAVTVIVAGTVTVFVFDLGSGLQPKAPYVETSHELVGDSSEQTIAITLEAGDRVPVDRLYVAGSKPVDIGGAPGSGRAADDAHASPIENFTETPGGTPQVAIGETWDAGETVYVDPKGSVDGVTVSVYWISGSIEGYNPGEPSGDDSYRLTSKTIRRSD
- a CDS encoding potassium channel family protein — translated: MRFVIVGAGRVGLRTGRALRESGHEVVFVETDSKTAKRAREDGFEVIEGDGSLEAVLEQADLASVDVVGALTGDLNDNFVTCLIADNYGCRTVMRIDEDYREDIYRQYADAVDEVIYPERLGAIAAKNALLGGNSVAIADIAQNLQLIEFTVTETAPVNGYSLSELELPANARLLAFGKREGSVDVPDVDASLEVGDRLVILADFAVLSDVRQLIVGESTESPVMGEI
- a CDS encoding Lrp/AsnC family transcriptional regulator; the protein is MVIAYVMVKAHTSEADRLKNTIAAIDGVVSTHVVAGDVDLITKVDVPSPADVKGIAASEIQDVDGVEDTQTYIAMD
- a CDS encoding Lrp/AsnC ligand binding domain-containing protein; protein product: MVRAFIMVKAVAGKAEGLLGDVRDALGVVEAHIVAGQYDLIVEAERDNVYEIMESVASGIRDLEGVADTRTYICLE
- a CDS encoding outer membrane lipoprotein-sorting protein — its product is MASTTSRPAVLAILLAAALITTGSAGIAFAETPATTDVQTTEPADEDDVIDSFVERLSTLETVEFTRTTESEFGNETSRRTVHVVADLEDIQKRTETVNATVGSNTTTVMNESAIRTYDPAENTVSEYEISGEQTLLPTLDVLANESFVSYELAGMDTVNGNDTYVLEATPQRQAETDVEMSLTVFVDTETYFPVRIESERTGETYTYSSTVTHSNVTLNEEIPESTFELDVPADTSEPSEYVGPDVSAYESYDDLSTQATLSLPAEELAAAFSFQEGTIVEGEDYYSVSLRYTDGEETISVNTRADPFNESIYEESDRYEAVEVGETAGYRYDSDEFTSLHWAEDEQAYSLYGEIENGTAMDIAESIVGE